The genomic interval CGCCCTGCTCCCCGGTGACGCGATCACCGCCGCCAACGCCATGGCCCTCGCGATGGTCGCCGCGATCCCGGGCGCCCTCGGCGCCATGGTCGCGCTGCTCCAGGGCGGCCGGGGCACCCTGCGCGAGGTCCGGGTGCTGCCGATGCTGGCGGCGCTGTGCGCACCGATGTTCCTCTCCCTGCCGGTGATGATCCTGGTGATGGGACTGTGGCCCTCGGCCCTGGGGTCGCTGTGCCTGCCGCCCGCCCTCGGCGCGCTGTGGGCGATCCACCGCGCCGTGCGCAGCGGTGAGCGCCGCGCCGCCGAGCTCTGGCCCTGCGCCCTGCTCCTCGTCGGGGCGGTCGCGGCCCACCCCTCGACGCTCTTCTCGCTCGCCGTCGCCCTCCTCGCGGGGATCCTCGCCCAGGGCGTCCTCGACGTGGTGCGCGCCCGCACGCGCCGCCGCGGGGTCCTCGAGCTCACGGCGATCGCGATCGTGCTCCTGGCCTACGGGATCACCTCGCACCTGCTGCTCGCCTCGATGGACCTCACCACCGCCCGCCCGTGGCCGTGGACGGCATTCCTCGCCTCCCTGGTCACCGACCGACCCCGCGTCTCCGCGCTCGGCAGCTTCCAATGGCCGATCCTCGCGGTGTGGGCGCTCGCGCTGCTCGGCGCGGTGCAGGCGGTGCGCGAACGCCGACGGCTGGGGGCCACGGCGATCGTGCTGCTGGCCCTCGCGCTCGGCCTGAGCATCCTCACGAATCTCGACTCCATCTGGGCGCGCACGTGGGTGAACCCCTGGTACGGAGCGCGCGAGCGGATCGCCCCGCTGCTCATGTGCGCTCTCGTCGCCCTCGCGGCCATCGGACTCGATGCGCTGTGGACGCGGGACATGGACGCCGCGGGGGAGGGGCGCCGGTCCCCGCGCGGGACGTCGGCCCTCGCGGTCCTCGCGCTCGTCTCCCTCGTGGCGGCCGTGCTGCCCGGGCGCCTGCCCTTCGCCGGCTCCCTCGCCTACACCGATTACGGCGTCCAGATCGCCTCCTACGCGACCCCTGAGGAGCGCGACTTCATCGAGCGCTCCGCCGCCGCGCTGCCGGAGGACGCCGTGGTGATCGGCAACCCGCGCGACGGCGAGGGCCTGTACTGGTCGCTCGGCGGCGTCGAGACCGTGTTCCCCACCCTCGCCGAGCCGCAGTCGCTGGACTCGCGCCGCGTCGCCCGCTACGCCTTCAAGGCCGACCGCGATCCGAAGGTGTGCACCTCCCTGCACAAGGTCGGTCCCACCCACCTCTACGTCGACACCTCCCCGGACTCCGGCGAGGCGATCGCCCCCGAGGCGTCCGTGCTGTGGGAGGGCCTCGCGAAGATCCCTCGCTCCAAGCTGCGTCTGGTCGACCGCGAGGGCCCCTACGCCCTCTATGAGATCGAGCCCCTGTGCTGACGGCCCGCGCAGGGTCCTCACGGACCGCGCACGGTAGCGTGAGCGCACCCGGTGCGGCCCGCCCGCCCGTCCCCCGCGAAGGAAGGCCCCTGTGAAGCGCACCGTCCAGACCGTGATGCGCACGCTGTCCGTGCTCCCGCGCGAGTCGAGGAGGTTCCTGTGGACCTTCGCGATCATCATGAGCCTGCTCGCGCTGCTCGACGTCGTCGCCCTCGGCGCCATGGCCATCGCCCTCCAGGCCCTCCTGGGCGGCAAGGAGGTCGTGGTCATCCCCGTGGTGGGCTGGCGCTTCGAGGGCTTCGGGCAGGTCGTCTGGCTGGTCGCCGTGTTCGTCGTGCTCACGATCATCAAGAGCGCCCTGAACCTGCTGACGATCCGCGAGGCCACCAAGCGCTTCGCCAAGCACGAGGTCGCCATCGGCCAGATGCTCTTCCGCTCCTACATGGCCTCCCCGTGGGTGGACCGCACCTCCCGCTCGAGCCAGGAGATCATCCGCATGGTCGACTCGGGCGTCGCGGCCGTCGTCGCGAACGTCCTCATGCCCTCGATGACCGTGGTCAGCGAGTTCGCGACGATCTCCGTGATCACGGTGGGCCTGTTCGTCATGGACTGGAAGCTCGCGCTCGCGACCACGATCTACCTGGGGCTCGTCGCCCTCGTCATGTCCCGCGTGATCTCCCCGCTCGCCGTGAGGAACGGCGCCGTGAACCGCGACAACTCGATCCGCGTGGTGCGCCTGCTCGGCGAGGTCCTCTCCGCGCTCAAGGAGATCACCCTCAAGGGCAACGAGAAGGAGGTCGAGGGCATCGTCGCCGACCGCCGCGACCTGGCCTCGGAGACCCGCGCCTTCGCCCAGTACTACAACCAGATGCCGCGCTTCGTGCTCGAGGCCGGGCTGGTGGGCGGCTTCGTCGTCGTCGGCGGCGTCGGCTACCTCTCCGGCGGGCCGACGGGCGCGCTGTCCTCGGTCGCGCTGTTCGGCGTCGCGGGCTTCCGCCTGGTGCCCTCGCTGACCCGCTTCCAGTCCACGCAGAACCGGATCCTCACCAACGCGGCGTTCTCCGACTACATCATCGACGACATCGAGCAGGCCCGGGAGAACGTCTCCCGCACGGAGCGGCCGGACTCCGCGGAGCTCGCTCCCGGCCACCGCGACATCGTCCTCGAGGACGTCAGCTTCGTGTACCCCAGCCGCGAGGAGCCCGCCGTGCGCGGCGTGTCCCTGCGGATCCCCGCCGGCTCCTCGGCCGCCTTCGTCGGCACCTCGGGGGCCGGCAAGTCCACGATGGTCGACCTGCTGCTGGGACTGATCACCCCCACCGCGGGACGGATCCTCGTGGGCGGGCAGGACATCACGACCGTCATGCGCCAGTGGCGCGCCCAGGTCGGCTACGTGCCCCAGGAGGTCGCCCTGTTCGACGTGAGCGTCGCCGAGAACGTGGCCCTGACCTGGGATCCCGCGGACGTGGACGAGGACCGCGTCCACGAGGCCCTCTCCCGCGCACAGCTGCTGGAGACCATCGAGGAGCGGCCCGGCGGGATCCACGGGACCGTGGGGGAGCGCGGCACCACGCTCTCCGGCGGGCAGCGCCAGCGCCTCGGCATCGCGCGCGGCCTGTACTCCGATCCGCAGGTGCTCGTGCTCGACGAGGCCACGAGCGCCCTGGACACGTCCACGGAGGCCGCCGTCACCACGGGCATCCGCGACCTCGGCGAGGAGGTCACCACGATCACCATCGCCCACCGCCTGGCGACCATCCAGCACTGCGACGTCGTCTTCTACATGCAGGAGGGCGAGGTGCTCGCCCAGGGCACGTTCGACGAGGTCGTGGGCGCGGTCCCCGCCTTCGCCGAGCAGGCCGCCCTCGCCGGCCTCGTGCGCGGCGGGGTGCAGGAGAAGGTCGCCCGGGACGTCGAGGACGGCCTGGAGACCGGCCTCGACGGCGCCGGCGACGCGAGCGCGCGGGAGGGGAGCGCCCGATGAGCCCGAGCCTCATGATCCTGTCCTTCTCGCACCTGGTGAGCGATCCGCGCGTGCAGCGGCAGATCGCCCTGTTCGCCCCGCGGTACCGCGTGACCACCGTCGGCTTCGGGCCGAGCCCGCACCCGGACGTCACCCACGTGGAGATCCCCGAGGGCACGCGCGCCTGGCCCGACTCCAAGCAGCACCTGCTCACGCGGCGCTTCCGCGGCGCCCACTGGTCCATGAGCGCCGTGCGCGCCGCCCACGACCTGCTCGAGGGCCGTCGGGGCACGATGGACGCCGTCCTCGCCAACGACACGAACACCCTGCCGCTCGCCCTCTGGCTGGAGCCCCGCCGCGGCGTCCACGCCGACCTGCACGAGTACGCGCCCCGCGAGAAGGAGCACCAGCGCAGCTGGCGCTGGTTCGTCGCCCCCTATCAGCGCTGGCTGTGCCGCACGTGCCTGCCCCGCGTCGCCTCGGTGACGACGGTCTCGCCCGGTCTCGCCCGCGAGTACGCGCACCGCTTCGGCGTGGATGTCGAGGTCGTCACCAACGCCTCCGCCCGCCGGGACCTGCCGGTGCGGCCGACGCAGGCGCCGATCCGCCTGCTGCACACGGGCGTGGCCCGGGCGAACCGCCACCTCGAGTCGATGATCGACGCGATGCGGGGCCTCGAGGGTCGCGCGACGCTCGACCTCATGCTCATGCCCAGCGAGCCCGGGTACATCGAGCGCCTCGCGCAGCTCGCGGAGGAGGTGCCGGGCGTCGCCCTGCGGGACCCGGTCCCCTTCGCGCAGCTCGTGGACACCGTCGCCGAGTACGACGTCTCCCTCGTCGTCTTCCCGAACACCACCTTCAACCTCGAGCACTCCCTGCCCAACAAGCTCTTCGAGGCCGTGCAGGGCCGGACCGGCGTGATCGTCGGCCCCTCCCCGGACATGGCGGAGCTCGTGGCGTCGCACGGGCTCGGCGCGGTGCTCCCGGCGGCCGACGCCCCGGCGATGCACGCGGAGATCGCGGGCCTGACCCCGGAGACGGTCGACGGCTGGAAGCGCGCGAGCGACGCCGCGGCGGACGAGCTCAGCGCCGAGCAGCAGGTGCGGACGTGGGAGCGAGCGATCGCGGCGATCGTGGGGGAGTGACGAGCCCCCTCAGCCCCGCCGCACCCGCGGCAGCATCTGCACGGCGAGCGACGCGGCCATGAACCGCGGCGGCGCCTCGCGGGCGAGCACCTGGGTGATCTCGCGGGGCAGCAGCGTCGCGGGGCGCCCGTGCCGGCGCCGGTCGCGCGCGGCGGCCATGAGCTCGTCGGCCCCGATCCCGGGATCCAGGCACGCATCGAGCAGTCGGCGATCGGCGCGCGAGAGCGGGCGCTCGCATCCGGGGGCGCGGCGCAGGACCTCGGCCGAGATCTCCGCGAGAGCCTCGCGCACCTCGTGCGTCCAGATCCCGGCGTCCTGGCGGTAGAAGACGGCACCGAACACGTGGATGCGCAGCAGCTTCGTGCCGATCGCGCGGCGGGCGGGACGGGGGAGCGAGGCGAACCAGTCGGCCTCGAGCAGATCGGGGAAGAAGCCGAGCTGCTCGCGCATCGGACGGATCACGTAGGTCACGCGGTCCCCGGCGTCCTCGCCGATCACGTACGGCGGACCGAAGCGGTCGTAGATCGTGGGCACGGTCGCCATCAGCTGCGTCACCATGCCCACGTCGCCGCCCACGGTCGCGCCCTCCACGAGGTGCGCCCCGGTGCGCGCGAGCATCGCCCTGCTCATGAGCCCGAGCGGCGCCGAGCGGTAGGCCAGACGGTCCCGGGCGAGGTCCGCGAGGCCGCCGCGCAGCATCCGCGTCGCAGGGGTGGGCACCCCATGGCCGGCGGTGCCGAGCGCGAGGCGGGTGATGACGAACTCGGCGCCCGTCCGCTCCTGCAGGGCGAGCCAGGAGGCGACGGCGCCCGGAGCCAGGGTGTCGTCCGAGCCCATGATCGCCACGAACGGCGCGGTGCCTTCGCGCATCCCGGCGTTGAAGGGACCCGAGGCGGAGCGGAACTCGTCGCGGTGCTCGAGGATCCTCACCCGATCGCGGTGCTCGGGACGGATCGCGCCGAGGATCTCGTCGGCGGGTCGGTTGTGGGCGACGACCACGACGTTCGCGTGCTCGGCATTGCCCTCGAGGATCGAGGCGACGGCGCGGCCCACGGGACGCTCGGGCGTGTGGCACGCGATGACGACGTCGACGGGCTTGTCGGGGGAGCTGAGCGGCCTCATCGCTGCATCCCCGTCCCGGCGGCGCCGCGACCGGCGGCGTCCTCGGCCTCGTCCTGCAGTCGCGTGTACTGCGCGGCGTAGGCGGCGCCCACGGCCCGCGTCGAGAAACGCCCGCCGATGGTGGCGGCGATGTCCTCGCTGCTCAGGTCCCGGGTGCGCGCGTCGACGTCGAGGATCGCGTCCGCGTAGCGCACGGGATCCTGCGTGTCGATGAGGGAGCCGACGGACGGCTCGACGTACTCGCCCTGCCCGCCGGTCGCGCCGAGCACCACGGGGCGCCCCGCGACGATCGCCTCGGCGGCCGAGACGAAGAAGTTGTCGGCCCGCGTGGGCCCGAAGAACAGGTCGGCGCGCCCCAGGGCGTCGCGCACACCCGCGGCGCTCGCCGTGCCCGGCAGTGCGATCCGCCCGTCGATCCCGAGGTCTCGCGCGAGGGCGAGCGTCTGCTCGCGCAGCGGACCCTCCCCGAGCCAGGTCAGGTGCGCGTCCACGCCGCGTCCCGCCAGCTCGGCCACGGTCCGCACGGCGACCAGGGGATCCTTGCGGTCGATGAGACCGCCCGTGGAGACGAGCCGCAGCGACCCGTCGGCCCGGTCCCGGCGGGGGACCAGCGTCCCGGGATCCACGATGCACGGCACCACGTCGGTGGGCCGGTGCCCGCGCACGACGCGCAGCGGCTCGGCGAGGTACTCGCACACGGCCGTCGCCCGATCCGGCGCGGCGAGCAGGCGGGAGAGCACCGGCAGTGCGATCCGCGCGGGCGCCGGCAGCGTCTCGGGCGTGGTGAGCGCCGACCAGTGCTCGGTGTGCAGCCAGGGCGCCCGCGGCCGGCGCAGGGCGAGCGGCAGCAGTGTCGAGAAGGCCATCGAGTGGACCACGTCGGCGCCGTCGAGGGCCGGGCCGAGCGCCCGGGCGGCGCGCAGCACCTGGTCGGGACGGCGCGGATCCATAGGGAGCCGCAGCACGTCCAGGCCCTCGTGGACGAGTCTGCGGGTGCCGTCGTCGTCCGCGGGCGGGACCAGGTGCACGAGCCGCACCTGGGCGTGCTCGGCGATCGCGCGCGCGTCGCGCACCACGAAGGAGCCGCGCGAGGGGGCGGCCTGCGTGGGGAACCAGGTGGTCAGCAGGGTCGCTCTCATGCGTCCTCCCCGGCGAGCACGAGGCGGTACGCCTCGAGCAGCCCGGTCGCCTCGGCCTCCCAGGTGAGATCCGGCGCGGCCTCGCGGGCCCGCTGCCGGTAGGCCTCCGGGGCGGCGAGGATCCGCTGCAGGGCGGCGGCGAGCTCGGCCGGGTCGGAGCCCTCGAAGACCTCGCCGACGCCCAGCTCCTCGACCACGGCGCGCATGTCCGGGAGGTCCGCTGCGGCGATCGGGAGGCCCGCGCGGATCGACTCGAAGAGCTTGTTGGGCAGGGCGAAGCGATAGGACAGGCACACGGGCTGCACGTGCACCACCGCGACGTCCCCGTCGGCCAGGGCCGCGGAGACCTCCGCGGGGGCGACGGCGCCCACGAGGTGCACGCGGTCCGCGACGCCGGCGGTGCGCGCGGAGGCGAGGATCGAGCGCTCGTAGTCGGCCTCCCCGTAGCCCAGCAGCACGAAGTGCACGCGCGCGGGCAGGTGGGGGAGCGCGGCGATGGTCTCCT from Brachybacterium kimchii carries:
- a CDS encoding DUF3367 domain-containing protein; this encodes MTWDWLLPAVGAWALLCAPGALLLVAGGARIGWRWGAAPAITVLLAVVLGALDHLLGLPWTPAAAGVQLLVVLALVLGARLLIRRARGGRRRADGGRVGPSSRRRPRALVLAIAPGAVALALGLLTAGSAARHMGGIDTLNGSYDASFHIAAIAFVRADRDAFLFTALQGIYHETTFYPAGWDVLAALLPGDAITAANAMALAMVAAIPGALGAMVALLQGGRGTLREVRVLPMLAALCAPMFLSLPVMILVMGLWPSALGSLCLPPALGALWAIHRAVRSGERRAAELWPCALLLVGAVAAHPSTLFSLAVALLAGILAQGVLDVVRARTRRRGVLELTAIAIVLLAYGITSHLLLASMDLTTARPWPWTAFLASLVTDRPRVSALGSFQWPILAVWALALLGAVQAVRERRRLGATAIVLLALALGLSILTNLDSIWARTWVNPWYGARERIAPLLMCALVALAAIGLDALWTRDMDAAGEGRRSPRGTSALAVLALVSLVAAVLPGRLPFAGSLAYTDYGVQIASYATPEERDFIERSAAALPEDAVVIGNPRDGEGLYWSLGGVETVFPTLAEPQSLDSRRVARYAFKADRDPKVCTSLHKVGPTHLYVDTSPDSGEAIAPEASVLWEGLAKIPRSKLRLVDREGPYALYEIEPLC
- a CDS encoding ABC transporter ATP-binding protein, producing the protein MKRTVQTVMRTLSVLPRESRRFLWTFAIIMSLLALLDVVALGAMAIALQALLGGKEVVVIPVVGWRFEGFGQVVWLVAVFVVLTIIKSALNLLTIREATKRFAKHEVAIGQMLFRSYMASPWVDRTSRSSQEIIRMVDSGVAAVVANVLMPSMTVVSEFATISVITVGLFVMDWKLALATTIYLGLVALVMSRVISPLAVRNGAVNRDNSIRVVRLLGEVLSALKEITLKGNEKEVEGIVADRRDLASETRAFAQYYNQMPRFVLEAGLVGGFVVVGGVGYLSGGPTGALSSVALFGVAGFRLVPSLTRFQSTQNRILTNAAFSDYIIDDIEQARENVSRTERPDSAELAPGHRDIVLEDVSFVYPSREEPAVRGVSLRIPAGSSAAFVGTSGAGKSTMVDLLLGLITPTAGRILVGGQDITTVMRQWRAQVGYVPQEVALFDVSVAENVALTWDPADVDEDRVHEALSRAQLLETIEERPGGIHGTVGERGTTLSGGQRQRLGIARGLYSDPQVLVLDEATSALDTSTEAAVTTGIRDLGEEVTTITIAHRLATIQHCDVVFYMQEGEVLAQGTFDEVVGAVPAFAEQAALAGLVRGGVQEKVARDVEDGLETGLDGAGDASAREGSAR
- a CDS encoding glycosyltransferase family 1 protein, translated to MSPSLMILSFSHLVSDPRVQRQIALFAPRYRVTTVGFGPSPHPDVTHVEIPEGTRAWPDSKQHLLTRRFRGAHWSMSAVRAAHDLLEGRRGTMDAVLANDTNTLPLALWLEPRRGVHADLHEYAPREKEHQRSWRWFVAPYQRWLCRTCLPRVASVTTVSPGLAREYAHRFGVDVEVVTNASARRDLPVRPTQAPIRLLHTGVARANRHLESMIDAMRGLEGRATLDLMLMPSEPGYIERLAQLAEEVPGVALRDPVPFAQLVDTVAEYDVSLVVFPNTTFNLEHSLPNKLFEAVQGRTGVIVGPSPDMAELVASHGLGAVLPAADAPAMHAEIAGLTPETVDGWKRASDAAADELSAEQQVRTWERAIAAIVGE
- a CDS encoding glycosyltransferase family 2 protein; the encoded protein is MRPLSSPDKPVDVVIACHTPERPVGRAVASILEGNAEHANVVVVAHNRPADEILGAIRPEHRDRVRILEHRDEFRSASGPFNAGMREGTAPFVAIMGSDDTLAPGAVASWLALQERTGAEFVITRLALGTAGHGVPTPATRMLRGGLADLARDRLAYRSAPLGLMSRAMLARTGAHLVEGATVGGDVGMVTQLMATVPTIYDRFGPPYVIGEDAGDRVTYVIRPMREQLGFFPDLLEADWFASLPRPARRAIGTKLLRIHVFGAVFYRQDAGIWTHEVREALAEISAEVLRRAPGCERPLSRADRRLLDACLDPGIGADELMAAARDRRRHGRPATLLPREITQVLAREAPPRFMAASLAVQMLPRVRRG
- a CDS encoding glycosyltransferase, with product MRATLLTTWFPTQAAPSRGSFVVRDARAIAEHAQVRLVHLVPPADDDGTRRLVHEGLDVLRLPMDPRRPDQVLRAARALGPALDGADVVHSMAFSTLLPLALRRPRAPWLHTEHWSALTTPETLPAPARIALPVLSRLLAAPDRATAVCEYLAEPLRVVRGHRPTDVVPCIVDPGTLVPRRDRADGSLRLVSTGGLIDRKDPLVAVRTVAELAGRGVDAHLTWLGEGPLREQTLALARDLGIDGRIALPGTASAAGVRDALGRADLFFGPTRADNFFVSAAEAIVAGRPVVLGATGGQGEYVEPSVGSLIDTQDPVRYADAILDVDARTRDLSSEDIAATIGGRFSTRAVGAAYAAQYTRLQDEAEDAAGRGAAGTGMQR